One Odontesthes bonariensis isolate fOdoBon6 chromosome 17, fOdoBon6.hap1, whole genome shotgun sequence genomic window carries:
- the LOC142366638 gene encoding tripartite motif-containing protein 16-like: MAQKGVQLEGEILQCSICLDLLKDPVTIPCGHSYCFHCVKGFWDGEDQKGIHSCPQCRQTFTARPVLGKSIMLAALVEQLKKTGLQAAPADHCYAGAEDVACDVCSGRKLKAVKSCLSCLASYCEEHLQPHYDSAPLRKHKLVEPSKKLQENICSDHDEVMKMFCRTDQKCICYLCSVDDHKGHDTVSAAAERTERQRELEGSRQQIQQRIQDAEKDVKLLQQQLEAIHRSADKTEEHSQKIFSQLIRLLQKRSSDVKQQIRSQQEAEGRRVKELQKKLEQEITELKRKDAELQQLSHTEDHSQFLHSWPSVAALRGATHSSSIQIRPLRHFEDVTAAVSELRDKLQDILREEWANISLRVAEVDVLLSQPEPEPGPEPGPEPEPESRAGFLRYSCEITLDPNTAHRYLLLSEGNRKVTFMGQPQSYSDHPDRFTGCYQVLSRESLTGRCYWEVEMGGGRVDVAVAYKNISRAGRIECLFGCNDKSWALSCGQNSYSFRYNNKETSISGPRASRVGVYLDHRAGILSFYSVSGTMTLLHRVQTTLTQPLWAGVWFPGSFVSGRSCKFLS, from the coding sequence ATGgcgcagaaaggagttcagctggaaGGAGAAATTCTCCAGTGTTCGATCTGtttggatctgctgaaggatccggtgactattccctgtggacacagctactgctttcactgtgttaaaggcttctgggatggagaggatcagaagggaatccacagctgccctcagtgcaggcagacattcacagcgaggcctgtcctggggaaaagcatcatgttagcagctttagtggagcagctgaagaagactggactccaagctgctcctgctgatcactgctatgctggagctgaagatgtggcctgtgatgtctgctctgggaggaagctgaaagccgttaagtcctgtttatcctgcctggcctcttactgtgaggaacaccttcagcctcattatgattcagctccactcaggaaacacaagctggtggagccctccaagaagctccaggagaacatctgctctgatcacgatgaggtgatgaagatgttctgccgtacggatcagaagtgcatctgttatctctgctctgtggatgatcataaaggccacgacacagtgtcagctgcagcagaaaggactgagaggcagagagagctggaggggagtcggcagcagatccagcagagaatccaggacgcagagaaagatgtgaagctgcttcagcagcagctggaggccatccatcgctctgctgataaaacagaggagcacagccagaagatcttcagccagctgatccgtctcctccagaaaagaagctctgatgtgaagcagcagatcagatcccagcaggaagccgaagggaggcgagtcaaagagcttcagaagaagctggagcaggagatcactgagctgaagaggaaagatgctgagctgcagcagctctcacacacagaggatcacagccagtttctgcacagctggccctcagtggcagcactcaggggggctacacactcatccagcatccagatccgtcctctgaggcactttgaggatgtgacagcagctgtgtcagagctcagagataaactacaggacatcctgagagaggaatgggccaacatctcactgagagtcgctgaagtggatgttttactgtcacagccagaaccagaaccaggaccagaaccaggaccagaaccagaacctgagagcagagctggattcttaagatattcatgtgaaatcacactggatccaaacacagcacacagatatctgttactgtcagaggggaacagaaaagtgacatttaTGGGTCAACCTCAGTCTtattctgatcatccagacagattcactggATGTTatcaggtcctgagcagagagagtctgactggacgttgttactgggaggtggagatgggaggaggaagagttgatgtagcagtcgcatacaagaacatcagcagagcaggaaggATTGAATGTTTATTTGGTtgtaatgacaaatcttgggcgTTAAGTTGTGGCCAAAACAGTTATTCATTTAGGTACAACAACaaggaaacctccatctcaggtcctcgggcctccagagtgggagtgtacctggatcacagagcaggtattctgtccttctacagcgtctctggaaccatgactctcctccacagagtccagaccacattgaCTCAGCCGCTCTGGGCTGGAGTTTGGTTTCCTGGGTCGTTTGTTTCAGGAAGAAGTTGCAAATTTCTCAGCTGA
- the LOC142366639 gene encoding tripartite motif-containing protein 16-like: MAQKGVQLEGEMLQCSICLDLLKDPVTIPCGHSYCFHCVKGFWDGEDQKGVHSCPQCRQTFTARPVLGKSTMLAALVEQLKKTGLQAAPADHCYAGAEDVACDVCSGRKLKATKSCLSCPASYCEEHLQPHYDSAPLRKHKLVEPSKKLQENICSDHDEVMKMFCRTDQKCICYLCSVEEHKGHDTVSAAAERTERQRELEGSRQQIQQRIQDAEKDVKLLQQELEAIHRSADKTEEHSQKIFSQLIRLLQKRSSDVKQQIRSQQEAEGRRVKELQEKLEQEITELKRKDAELQQLSHTEDHSQFLHSWPSVAALRGATHSSSIQIRPLRHFEDVAAAVSELRDKLQDILREEWANISLRVAEVDVLLSQPEPEPGPEPEPEPEPEPEPGPGPEPEPGPEPEPEPKPEPEPEPEPGPGPEPEPEPEPEPEPEPGPEPEPEPEPEPGPEPEPEPEPEPEPGPEPTSRAGFLRYSCEITLDQNTAHRELLLSEGNRKVTDMGQLQSYSDHPDRFTVCYQVLSRESLTGRCYWEVEMGGGVYVAVAYKNISRAGGNECGFGRNDKSWALKCAQNSYSFRYNNKETSISGPRASRVGVYLDHRAGILSFYSVSGTMTLLHRVQTTFTQPLWAGTFERLCDNLPSLRPNPSSRRPPVPHNKRIAIAIYKLASCCEYRVVAGKFGVSITTVHRCVYATCRAITSDLLHLYVKMPSADEAQQIAYRNATKHHIPQIYGAIDGSYIPILPPLDGYRDYTNRKRWASVILQAVVDDRGLFRNIFAGIPGSSHDAAVQTPTVVWLILDSPSSDHLQAEKGREKPVGLLLIEAQVRE; this comes from the exons ATGgcgcagaaaggagttcagctggaaGGAGAAATGCTCCAGTGTTCGATCTGtttggatctgctgaaggatccggtgactattccctgtggacacagctactgctttcactgtgttaaaggcttctgggatggagaggatcagaagggagtccacagctgccctcagtgcaggcagacattcacagcgaggcctgtcctggggaaaagcaccatgttagcagctttagtggagcagctgaagaagactggactccaagctgctcctgctgatcactgctatgctggagctgaagatgtggcctgtgatgtctgctctgggaggaagctgaaagccaccaagtcctgtttatcctgtccggcctcttactgtgaggaacaccttcagcctcattatgattcagctccactcaggaaacacaagctggtggagccctccaagaagctccaggagaacatctgctctgatcacgatgaggtgatgaagatgttctgccgtacggatcagaagtgcatctgttatctctgctctgtggaggaacataaaggccacgacacagtgtcagctgcagcagaaaggactgagaggcagagagagctggaggggagtcggcagcagatccagcagagaatccaggacgcagagaaagatgtgaagctgcttcagcaggagctggaggccatccatcgctctgctgataaaacagaggagcacagccagaagatcttcagccagctgatccgtctcctccagaaaagaagctctgatgtgaagcagcagatcagatcccagcaggaagccgaagggaggcgagtcaaagagcttcaggagaagctggagcaggagatcactgagctgaagaggaaagatgctgagctgcagcagctctcacacacagaggatcacagccagtttctgcacagctggccctcagtggcagcactcaggggggctacacactcatccagcatccagatccgtcctctgaggcactttgaggatgtggcagcagctgtgtcagagctcagagataaactacaggacatcctgagagaggaatgggccaacatctcactgagagtcgctgaagtggatgttttactgtcacagccagaaccagaaccaggaccagaaccagaaccagaaccagaaccagaacctgaaccaggaccaggaccagaaccagaaccaggaccagaacctgaaccagaaccaaaaccagaaccagaaccagaacctgaaccaggaccaggaccagaaccagaaccagaaccagaaccagaaccagaaccagaaccaggaccagaaccagaaccagaaccagaaccagaaccaggaccagaaccagaaccagaaccagaaccagaaccagaaccaggaccagaaccaacgagcagagctggattcttaagatattcatgtgaaatcacactggatcaaaacacagcacacagagagctgttactgtcagaggggaacagaaaagtgacagatATGGGTCAACTTCAGTCTtattctgatcatccagacagattcactgtatgttatcaggtcctgagcagagagagtctgactggacgttgttactgggaggtggagatgggaGGAGGAGTTtatgtagcagtcgcatacaagaacatcagcagagcaggagggAATGAATGTGGATTTGGTcgtaatgacaaatcttgggcattaAAATGTGCCCAAAACAGTTATTCATTTAGGTACAACAACaaggaaacctccatctcaggtcctcgggcctccagagtgggagtgtacctggatcacagagcaggtattctgtccttctacagcgtctctggaaccatgactctcctccacagagtccagaccacattcactcagccgctctggGCTGGA ACGTTTGAGCGTCTTTGTGACAACTTGCCATCACTTCGGCCGAACCCATCCAGCCGTAGGCCACCCGTACCTCACAACAAGAGGATCGCCATTGCGATTTACAAGTTGGCCAGCTGTTGTGAGTACAGGGTGGTGGCGGGGAAATTTGGGGTCAGCATCACAACGGTCCACCGATGTGTATACGCGACGTGCCGAGCCATCACATCAGACCTCCTTCATCTGTATGTAAAGATGCCGTCGGCTGACGAGGCTCAACAGATCGCCTACAGAAATGCCACGAAACACCACATCCCGCAG atctaTGGAGCAATAGATGGGTCCTATATCCCCATTCTCCCTCCCCTGGATGGATACAGGGACTACACCAACAGGAAGCGCTGGGCCTCTGTGATCTTACAGGCAGTGGTGGATGATCGTGGACTATTTCGAAACATATTTGCTGGAATTCCTGGGAGCAGCCACGATGCCGCT GTCCAGACACCCACGGTTGTTTGGTTAATCTTGGACAGCCCAAGCTCAGACCACCTTCAGGCAGAGAAGGGAAGAGAAAAGCCTGTGGGACTCCTCCTGATCGAAGCccaggtcagagaataa